In the Silene latifolia isolate original U9 population chromosome 1, ASM4854445v1, whole genome shotgun sequence genome, ccgactttggagagtcggacttctttcttcatttcttcggggcgggcctcgttgttgccgcggcgacgccgtcctcccgcgagtggggggaaggactttggtctgccactggcaccacgggctccgccagcgtcctagcatgcccagctccttgtattactctggtcaagttgttcggagtcactttatgggccctggtcacctgtggaggtGCTGCCGCCCCTGTCGTAGTGACAGGGGTaaccggcgtaccacccatcaggtccatgaatagcttcaatttggccgcatcgaccacatgtcccatgacagtgacttggccggtcggcagcggtgtttctggctctcttggcattCCGTACTTCACCGACtcaatgactcggccggtgggggactgcccgatctcagaattagggaacgcgTCATCCTGGTAGGATGCagtttcgtcactcacaattatttcttgttgctttgacatcctCTTAGCTTGCTGAGTgggtttggtttttgttttttttttttgtaagggaggtgactagcttttagtatctatcctcacagacggcgccaattgttccggatgtaattccggagcaggatttgtgaccacgtaagcttgatgaatgacgtctttttgcttgtctcttcctttcggtctctcatgtaaagatgaacaaactgagggctcggcttggtaccgagcgtactcactccgacgctcaagtcagtaaacttaaagagattaagttgtgtgttaacttggcaaagtatattgtagagagataagggagtttataccagttTATTAGATGTTTTTGGGATAGTTTTCggatcctttactcaatgagagaagtggagtatttatagactttcaccttttgtcacgtagtggccaagtggccaagtggctagcaggtggaaagactgttctaccctcggccgagggacccatggcaggccgacaggcctggttgactccatgccgaggggactggatgtgagtacgcggatatgcttctcggccggctagttgccgagaccgagacccaagtgacatgCCGACAGGTTGCGTCGGTTAggttgtctaatacgttgacttgctgtcttttggctttgaccttgctcaatatgttgactcggtcagcgggtgcagaatatgccccatcaggggTGTTACACCAGCACAGACAAGGTTTTCCTTCAAACCAAACTCTAAAACCCAGAGACAACGCAACGACACACACTTCCACAGACACCAAATCCCGAACCCATAAATGAAACACCACAAAACCAAGGACATTGATAAACCGAATAAACCAAACAAAACCTAGGCCGGACGGACACAACTCCGAAAACTGCCAGATCAGACAAAAGACGGACACAAAGGAGACATGCATGAACTGATTGGTGGGGGGAAAGGGATGGGGGAACAACAAATCAATGACATGCAAACACCAAAAACACCTTAAAACGGCCGATCCATAAATCGACAACACGGGACAACAAGGACATCCCAAAGGAGGTGGGGGAGAGGCGAGGAGAAGAGGAGTACCTGCTTGGTAAGAACCTAGACAAGCAGATCGAAGGACTGCATCGATTGAGAGGGAAAGTGGTAGTGACGGTAGATCAAAGAATCGACGCATACAGACGCGGACAACAAGGGTGCGGAAAAAGGAGAAGCATGTATGAGTATTGAAACGAGGGGGCAGAGTGAGGAAGGACCGCATCCAAGAGGGACATACGGTCAGAACTTTGAAGCAAAGTGGATTAAAGGAAGTCGAGGTGTCGGGTCGCCGGAGATGGGCCTAATAAAACAGCCGTATCTCCGGCGAAGGTCGTTAAGATTAGGGAGGAAGATGGGTAGGTGTCGGCTACAATGGAGCAAAGAGATTAAGTATGAGGgctttttgggttttttttttggtagaaaactCTCTCTCTCTAGATTGTAGAGAGAGCACGTTGAAAGAAAAACTTTCCTTCTCCCCAAAATTGGTGGAACAAATGTTTTAAACTAAGGATCGATTCTATGTGTAAAAACATTTTTCAATGGCTTATCTGAAATTGTATATTATCGCATGAATTGAGATCTATTTTACACTTCCTAATAGTTTAGACTGATTTATAAAATTGATCATTCAATGACATACATGTCATGATATTTAGTACCAATATCGTTTAGTCAAATTAACTATACATCACGAATTATTCAAGGTATCATTGGATAAAAAAAATACTTCCTACATGAAATATAAATTTACAAgacataataataatattacacGAAAATTTCCTATATATTAGTCAAATTAGGCCACACTTAAGTTTCCTTTGCTCATACATTGGTCGCAATGGCCGAATTGTTGTTAACATATTCTCTTTACTTCTGAAAAAAAATGTAGATCAAACAACAGATTTAATTTGATGATGAATATACTTATGTATTTATTTCTCCAACTTAATTTGATGATGAATATCTAGGCAAGAGTAATTCTACCGTCCTCTCGGAGGACGGTACTCCCCACACACAAATCATTATAATATTCCAATTGGGTGGATTGTGTTTGTGTGTGAGGAGTACCGTCCTCCGGGAGGACGGTAGAATTTTTGTCTAGGCAATCATCCATAGTAGCTCTTCCAATTTCATAGACAAGATAcataaacaaaacacaaattctcatttatgacggcggtatccgtcacaagtttgtgacggataccgttttctctcacaaaatacccattgagaagtgagtgggaagcacatgggggtgccccgcCTTATCccttctccctttttgtgagaggtcataaGATTGTGAcgagattagcccgtcacaagcaagactaacAGTAAACAAAATAATAGGGAACAGAGCTAGTAAGAAATACTAGAGTACAACACAATGTTACAATCTAGGTAACATACAAAATGCAAGAGAGAATTATAATACGGCAAAAGATAAGAAAACAACCTGAAAAGTGAAAACCATGAGGGAAACCTTGCATTTGTTTTTCACCACAAAACACCACATATGTACTTTTTACATGTCCATTTTCACCAATGACAAACACACACTCCCTCATTTAATTTACATTATACCCTTTAAAATAAGGGTCACTAATCAACTAATAACATACACCACCCCATTATTCATTCCAACTTGCTCAAACATTAACAACACATACAAGTGCAGTAAATTTAAATTTAAACAGTCATTTTCCCAAGGTAggtaataaattaaattaaattaactcaATCACTGTTCTCTCTGAGAAGTACTTCTCCAAAACCCAGTTGTGTGAAACTTGTTCCACATTTCCTTCTCTAGCTCCATTATGTCCTTATCCATCTTATTCCCTCCCATCACAACATAGGCCACCTCTTGTCCTTCTGGGACCGACCCGAGTTCCAAATGGAATTCGTCTGCGTCCCAGCTACACTCGCACAACCCGCGCTGACTAGAGGGGGCGGATGATGTTAAAGGTAACAAACCTTTTTTAATCATCCGCCGCCTCTTGTGCTTTCGCAGTGTCTTCCTGCAGATACCTGCAGGAAGTTTGTACACTGCGAGTACTAGCAGGTTGACCAGTGTACAGGGGCCGCAGCACCACACCGCGGCACATTCTGCCGCGGTGCCTCCTGCAACCTCTGCAATTCGTCCCCGTGAAGATGATGGGGACGAATCGATGAAATATTGCCTCCTGTATACTGACGACCCAACAGGTCGGATGATAATCTGGCTTCGCGTCATGATGAATGGACTTCGGTCGTGATTTCGTGAGCTGATCGAGTAGCAgccttgtttttttgttttttttatttattttccttgTACGATAGATAGATAGCGTAAAACAACTAAACCCGCCCACTCACAGGCGGATCTCACCGTGAGATCCGACTGTGAGGGGAGAATTAAAATGAAGAGTTTGAAGAAGGATCATGAGGTTAGAAGAAATAATAAATTTGTAAGAAATGTGTGGTGTTGCATAAGAAAAGGTGAAAATAGTGTTAATAATTGGTTACTATATTTGTAGAAATGATCAACTTTCGTTTGGTGGACAGTGAAGGGAGGAAATGGTTTGTGTGGTGAGTTTTTGGGAAGTAAAGCTGGGAATTCCAGAATTGTTGGGGTGATATATGGGTCATTATttaaagagttttttttttttttttttttttttttttttttttttttttttttttttttttgggaacaATTAAATTAGGATAATAATATCACTAACTAGTTTTGTTACTCAAGAAATTTACGGGATTATATATGTTTAATGTTATTTTTTTACGTCATGTGAGAAAATTGTGTTTTAGTTAAGACCAACAGTATGTCAAAAATCGTGTTTGTAAATTTTCCATGTAGAAAACACCTTAATTGTAAATAATTTGATATGACTATAATGAGTCTAAATGTGAACACTTGTCTTTATTGTGAttcgtttatttatttttcttttttggatACCAAAAATGACATATTTAGAAATGTTTGTTAACCAAAAATATCGTTGTTAAATATAAATATCCTTACAAACATAATCAAtataaagaacaataaaaataGAACTACAATTAAAGTCATCAAACTACAAAATCATTACTTAAAAAACTGAAGGCTACATTCATGAAATAAAGCGAATGAAATGTGTACGAACTTCCAAATATTTTTTTGTCATCTATCTATtgctttatattttttttaactctatttttttttatattactTTCTTTTAGACACAATATGAAGATTTTAATGCTAGGTAATATAATTATTAATATCAACTTTTATGGATCATTAAGATGAAAAGATGAAACAACCAAACTACTCTGTATTAAGTTTTTCATATTAAAAACAATGAATTTATAAGGTGAAATATTAAATTTTGTTACATGTGGAATAAAATTTAATGTCTTAACTAGCTTTTAACTGTATTGTATAGATTATATGAATAGAGTGCTTTGTACGCCATAAACTAATCTTGACCAAAGGACGAAAAACGAGACGAGTTTTTGGTGATCATGAGTCATGACACAATTGACTCACAAGTATGGCCTAAagaatctacatagtataaaagatgAGTTTTTTAAAGGAATCCTATTGGCTGTTAcaaattttcttttttcttttttttttctaacgtGGGGACCGCCATGATCTCTACATAATTAATTACACTTTTCTTTACCatcttaattttatttatttaagatTACATTTACACAAAATCATACATTATACAATTacacattaataaattacaattacgaaaaattaataaaattttcaaataatCGTCCTCCTACTTCTAACCTGAACAAATAAAATGTGAACAATGCATATTGATTAATCATCCGGAATGAGTACGTAGTTAAATTCATTgtgtaaataaaaaaaatcagTATAACTATTATATTCCAACATCACAAATACAGAGTATATTATTTATtaacattttaacaacaaaatataTTGATATGtcatttttttaaattttcgTACATAAACAATATAGTAGAGGTAGATAAAAAAAAATCGTAGAAAATAGATTACTCCgtaagagagttttttttttttaaatcgaaaATATATAAACTTTCAAATAAATGAAAGCAAATATAAAAAGAACCTAATATAACATAACCAGTATAATACAAGTAGATTTGAAAAAGTTCCCGTTCCAAATCGAAAAAAatataaactttaaaataaatgcaaagaaaTATAAAGAGAGGAAATATAAGTTTCGTATCATACTTACAAGAAGTTCTTCCGATTATTCACTTTAATTAGCTTTAATGTTAAAAGTCAAATCCTTTAAATTTGAATGAGATGAACATATTGAAAAATACTTAAAAAACAGAAATAATTAAAGACAACAATATTTAAATAACTTTTTTAAAAAGGTCTGAAAGACATCATAATTATTCATAATAACTGAAGAATagtgaaaaaaacaaaaaaaaaggaaaaacagtGAATTActgtaaaaaaaaataacaatactgcattgaagaaaaagaaatcaattttaaAGAAATCAATAGTCGGAAATACATAAAGATCGATCTTTTTGTTTCATACATATAATTTCGATAATTGATTGCAAATGTCGTTATATGAGGTGTGAAGTAAATTTTGAGGGCAGATTTGATGTGAGAGATTTTTCAATCGGAATTTGAAGGGAATAGAAAGAGGCCTCCAAGTGAGAATGAGGGTATAAGATGAAATTGAGAGTGGacgaattttcatttttatttaatatttgaGGGGAGTTGGAGAGATGATGGAGGTGACGGTGTTAGTGAGCCAGGGAGATATTAGATTCTCATGCTTTGGAAAATCACATTTTGAAAAAAATACTACTCACATATACAACTTACGTGCAATGTCCCCGAGCCCCAACCAGGGTGATATCCTCGTGATAGTGGTTCGAAGCAGCGACTGATAGATTGAATCGATTATTTTAATTacattaatgatgaaaaccattgTCGTAGATGAAAACTGTTTTTTCtttaattatacgtacgttatATGTTGGTTAATTATGTTAATGATGAAAAACCGTATTATGTCATCAGAATGAAGACCGTTACTGAAATTATGAAATTATATTACGTCAAATCTTGAATTATGGACTTATTTATAATGTTACGGCATTGCACATTTAATAACACTCATTTATATGATCATGTATCAATAATAACATCTGTTATTACgatccgtgcattttttgcacgggtttaaaactagttgaaGGATACTCTTTTGCTCCTTTTTTGTTTgtatttttcacttttttttccaACATGTAATATAAtatagagtaaattatcaattgtATCCACGCTTAATTCACTTTTTTTATATTTACTCCTATatcatcaatttttttttaaattacatcCAAATTAATAGCTCGGGTTATATTTTGCACCCAAAATCAGTTTCAGGCCATatttccgtcaaaattcaaattttttgggTTAAAACACCAATTTTATGACGATTTTGCCCTTCCTCCTTCTATTTGTTCTTTCTCCTCATTCATtctcttctttcttcttctttctcatcTCCCCCAATTTAATTTCATTCATTACGTTCCTCATCCTAATTCTATGCCCACTTTTGAATCCTCTCCTCTCTTATTCTTTATTGAAGTTAGCATTCATATCTTTCAAATATAGGATGAGTTTGGGCGGCTACTTTACAAAACCCAAGCTTTCAATCCGAGAAGGAAAGCCAAGACTAAAGAAGATTTCAGATTCTTAAAAAGAGGAGTATCCTTCTCTTTAATGAGAGGAACGAAGATACTTGACCGTGTTCAATTTaaggtttttatttaattttgttaAGGCTTTTACTAATTGTAGAGAATAATAATTGAATGAATTGATTGACTTGAATATTATTGATGACAAAGGGTTGCTTATATAGCAATTACAAGACGATAATAATTGGAAACTCAATCTAACTAGAATATATCATAAAGACACAATATAGAAAACTAGGACTACTATAATCTTAGACAATCACAATATTGccatattgtgaattatactactccctccgtaccacaccaaaggtaacgtagggaaaattggagtatttaagaaaaaatggaaaaagtAAGGGCAAAGAGGGaataaataggtggggtatgtaattgggtgtttaattgtgggttggtaggtggggtatgtaatgacattttgtgtaaatatcaaatggttataaggataatttagtaatgttgtgggccaaataaggaatgttacctttggtgtggtacgtccgtttatagtaagtgttacctttggtatggtacggagggagtataatagtAATATTATATTCCTTATACTAATTAGGTTGCCTTTTTGatttttatcttttgaatataAGTTACAAACAAATACGAAAAAAGAGTAAGAAGGAGAACTTCATAAATTTTGGGATGGATGAACAATCTTTCAAATATAGGAGCTCAATAATTCAAGTTACGATTATGACGGAGATTTGGGGGAATTTTTAGGGAGAAATGTTTGAGGAAAATATTTGGAGAAAATTAGGTTTAAGAGATTAAATAGGGAAAGTAACTCAAGTAATAGACACGGGGGCAAAATCGTCACTTCATAATTTTTTTCGCCTGAAAATGCTGTTGAGTGCAAAATATAACTTGAGctatt is a window encoding:
- the LOC141648971 gene encoding uncharacterized protein LOC141648971, yielding MTRSQIIIRPVGSSVYRRQYFIDSSPSSSRGRIAEVAGGTAAECAAVWCCGPCTLVNLLVLAVYKLPAGICRKTLRKHKRRRMIKKGLLPLTSSAPSSQRGLCECSWDADEFHLELGSVPEGQEVAYVVMGGNKMDKDIMELEKEMWNKFHTTGFWRSTSQREQ